ATCTTGAATTCGAAAATGATGTCCGCGCTTTTGTTGAGATAAATAGGCCGCGAGCCGACCAAAGATTTCTCCTGTTGTTGTATCAATGGCCAAAGAAGGTTTCTTTCGCAAGCGGCTCAAGGTAGCCATGCGTAGCTCATAGAGGTCCCGGTTGCCTTTTGCCTGCTCCGTTCCATAGGTCAGTTCAGCAATCGTGATAGGAGAGATGAAAACCGGTTCTTTCTTCGTGTAGGCACCTACATCCACAGGCGATAGTTTTCCGCGTTCTACATCAATCCAGATGCAAGTATCAATTAAGACGCCCATGGGTTTCGAATTTCTTTAACAGTGTTGGGAATACGGCTTTGTTTGAGCCAGTTTTTGGCTGCTTTTTCAGGCAGGGTTTGATAAAGGTCTGCCAGTGCCTCAAGGGCGGTCAGGTAAGGGGATCCGGGAATAATATGGGCAACCGGATGATGATTACGTACAATAACCACCTCTTCCCCCATAAATTCGAGTTGGTTTAAGACCTTCCGAAAATTCCTAGCAAATTCTGTTGCTGTCAATTTAATCATATAATATGATTAAATCAGATTATATGATTAATGTCTATGATAAATATGAATGAAGGATTCATCACTCCATGTTCAAACTCCATTCGGATTACGAGCCCCAAGGGGATCAGCCGCAGGCGATTGAAAAGCTTTCGGAGGGAATTTTAAAGGGAGAGAAATTCTTGACCCTTTTAGGGGTTACGGGCTCAGGTAAGACCTTTACCATGGCCAATGTCATCAAAAAAGTTCAGAAACCCGCGTTGGTGATTTCTCATAATAAAACTCTCGCAGCCCAGCTTTATAATGAACTTAAACGCTTTTTCCCAGAGAACGCCGTCGAATATTTTATTAGCTATTATGATTATTACCAGCCGGAGGCTTATATCCCTCAGACGGATACGTATATTGAAAAGGATGCTTCGATTAATGAAGAAATTGAGCGATTGAGGCTTTCAGCAACGACTTCCTTGCTTTCAAGAAGTGACGTGATTGTGGTGGCCAGTGTCTCTTGCATCTACGGTTTGGGATCGAAAGAGGATTATGAAGAGATGGGGGTTGAGCTCACGCGCGGGGATCGTAAAGAGCGTTCCGAACTTTTGAGGGGGCTTGTCGATATTCAGTATGAACGGAGCGATTTTGAATTTCGACGCGGGAGTTTTAGGGTCAGGGGGGACACGGTCGAAATTTATCCGGCATACGGTTCAGCCGCCTATCGTGTCGAACTCTTTGGAGATCAAATTGAAGAAATTTCTGAAATTGATGCGATGACAGGAAATGTTAAAGCCCAGATCGAAACCCTTTCCATTTTTCCTGCGAAGCATTTTGTGAGTCCGTATCGCAAGCTCGAGGGGGCGATGAAGGCTATTGAAGAAGAATTAAAAGAGCGATTAGAGTATTTTAGGTCTCAAGGGAAGCTTTTAGAAGCGCATCGTTTGGAGTCAAAAACCCGATTTGACATGGAAATGTTAAAAGAGATTGGTTATTGTCAAGGGATTGAAAATTACTCTCGCCATTTAAGCGGGCGCAAAGCGGGAGAAAGACCCACTTGTCTTTTGGATTTTTTCCCAAAGGATTTTTTAATTTTTGTAGATGAATCTCATGTGACTCTTCCTCAAGTGAGGGGAATGTATCAGGGCGATCGTTCTCGGAAAACGACGTTGGTCGAATATGGGTTTCGACTCCCTTCTGCTTTGGATAATCGGCCGCTTAGATTTGACGAGTTTGAGAATCTGATCCCTCAAGTCATTTTTGCATCGGCCACGCCGGGTTCTTATGAATTAGAGAAACAACCTATTTGGATTGAGCAAATTATTCGGCCAACAGGGCTTTTGGACCCTGTGATTACGATCAAACCCTTGCAGCATCAGGTCGATGATTTGATTGAACAAATTCGGATTCGTGCTGAGAAAAAAGAACGAGTACTCGTGACCACCCTCACGAAAAAAATGGCCGAGGATTTGACAGATTATTTGAAGAGAATTAAAATAAGAGTCCGTTATCTTCATTCTGAAATTGATGCGATTGAGCGAGTCGATATTTTAAGAGGGCTTCGCAGAGGTGATTTTGATGTTTTGATTGGAATTAATCTTTTGAGAGAGGGTTTAGATTTGCCTGAAGTTTCTTTGGTGGCCGTCCTTGATGCAGATAAGGAAGGTTTCTTGAGATCGCAGACTTCTTTAATCCAGGTTGCAGGACGGGCGGCTCGGCACATTTCAGGTGAGGTTATTTTTTATGCGGATCAAATAACGGAATCTATTCGAAAAACCATTCAGGAGACGGATCGTCGGCGCCAGATTCAGACGGCCTACAATCAAGCGCATGGTATGACCCCGCGTGGAATCAAGAGAGCCTTGGACGAAAGTCTTTCGGTTTATCATGAGGCCAAAGAATTCTTGAGAAATGTGGCTCACGAAAGTGAGACGGACTATGCTAAAAATGAATTAATTTATGAGCTCGAGGGTGAAATGAAAAAGGCGGCTGAGTGTATGGAATTTGAACAAGCCGCGATGATCAGGGATAAGATTTATCAAATAAAAAAAGTGAAGAGTGAAAAATGAAAAACGAAAAACTTCCGTGGGATGAAATTGATTCTATCATTGCTCGTGCTTTAAAAGAGGATATCGGTTCAGGGGATTTGACAACAGAATATTTTATTCCCTCCGATGTCGTTCTTGAAGCGGAATGGGTTGCTAAGGAGCCTTGTCGAGTTGCAGGTCTACCTATTGTGGATCGGATTCTAGAAAAACTTAATCCTCAGATTAAATCTTTTTGGGCTGTGAATGATGGGGATTGTGTAGAGGGGGGAAAATTTGGTTTGGTGAAGGGACCTGCTCAAGATATTTTGAGAGCGGAGAGAACGGCCTTGAATTTTCTCCAGCGACTCTCAGGGATTGCGACTTTGACGGCGGCGTTTGTTGAAAAAGTGAAGCCTTACGGAGTCAAGATTTATGATACACGAAAAACGACGCCAATGTTAAGAGTTTTGGAAAAGTATGCGGTAAGGTTGGGAGGGGGATTCAATCATCGCATGGGTCTC
The window above is part of the Chlamydiota bacterium genome. Proteins encoded here:
- the uvrB gene encoding excinuclease ABC subunit UvrB, which gives rise to MFKLHSDYEPQGDQPQAIEKLSEGILKGEKFLTLLGVTGSGKTFTMANVIKKVQKPALVISHNKTLAAQLYNELKRFFPENAVEYFISYYDYYQPEAYIPQTDTYIEKDASINEEIERLRLSATTSLLSRSDVIVVASVSCIYGLGSKEDYEEMGVELTRGDRKERSELLRGLVDIQYERSDFEFRRGSFRVRGDTVEIYPAYGSAAYRVELFGDQIEEISEIDAMTGNVKAQIETLSIFPAKHFVSPYRKLEGAMKAIEEELKERLEYFRSQGKLLEAHRLESKTRFDMEMLKEIGYCQGIENYSRHLSGRKAGERPTCLLDFFPKDFLIFVDESHVTLPQVRGMYQGDRSRKTTLVEYGFRLPSALDNRPLRFDEFENLIPQVIFASATPGSYELEKQPIWIEQIIRPTGLLDPVITIKPLQHQVDDLIEQIRIRAEKKERVLVTTLTKKMAEDLTDYLKRIKIRVRYLHSEIDAIERVDILRGLRRGDFDVLIGINLLREGLDLPEVSLVAVLDADKEGFLRSQTSLIQVAGRAARHISGEVIFYADQITESIRKTIQETDRRRQIQTAYNQAHGMTPRGIKRALDESLSVYHEAKEFLRNVAHESETDYAKNELIYELEGEMKKAAECMEFEQAAMIRDKIYQIKKVKSEK
- a CDS encoding PIN domain-containing protein; this encodes MGVLIDTCIWIDVERGKLSPVDVGAYTKKEPVFISPITIAELTYGTEQAKGNRDLYELRMATLSRLRKKPSLAIDTTTGEIFGRLAAYLSQQKRGHHFRIQDLWLASQAIQQDMKILTYNEKDFSDIPGLNLILVKHSH
- a CDS encoding type II toxin-antitoxin system Phd/YefM family antitoxin translates to MIKLTATEFARNFRKVLNQLEFMGEEVVIVRNHHPVAHIIPGSPYLTALEALADLYQTLPEKAAKNWLKQSRIPNTVKEIRNPWAS
- the nadC gene encoding carboxylating nicotinate-nucleotide diphosphorylase, coding for MKNEKLPWDEIDSIIARALKEDIGSGDLTTEYFIPSDVVLEAEWVAKEPCRVAGLPIVDRILEKLNPQIKSFWAVNDGDCVEGGKFGLVKGPAQDILRAERTALNFLQRLSGIATLTAAFVEKVKPYGVKIYDTRKTTPMLRVLEKYAVRLGGGFNHRMGLNEMVLIKDNHRCVLDSLGIQDWKTSIQHLKKDHPHTQIGIEVTRSEDVSSAVLLGANFILLDNMDSEKVRKVVEEWKDKIILEASGGIGLDQVELYAKTGVDRISIGALTHSVRAINMSLEVLGVV